The segment CAATGTCATTGCTAGAAACCATggcaaacatacatgtaccatatgcTCATTGCTAACAGCCATACAAGTAACCATGGCGAAGACCTACAAAGTTTGGACAGGACCGAGATACCAATCAATTATACAATAGTAATGCagaaataattaaacattttttaacacAAATATTTAGTTGATTGTGCTCTGCATTTGTACTGATAAATAAACTCACTCTCAGTGGATGacatatttactttatattagCAGTACTCAAAACAACTACAGAATCACAGAATCACATTTACACATCATGAATGATCATAGAAATCTACATGAAATTTTTCCCATGCTCATTTTGTGGCAGTGAATCagtttatataaatgtaaaacaggagactgtacatatacataaaATGCCTGCAGCTCAGAATGGAataaaaaatcacaatattAATTGAACTGCTTAACAACTGGTTGGTCCAGCTCTCCCTCCTATAACACTGTCACACTCCCCAATTCTTCAAGTTGGGTCATCATTTAAAACTCGTCCCAGAGCCCCAGTCTACCTACAGCTCTCTGACACACAGTTAATGGACTCCCTAGAGCTGTACTATTGTTAGCTGCCTTTGGATGGTTTACTATGATCGGCTCCAGGCTTGCTCTGTGGTGGCGTAATGTCCGCTGCACGGTCTTTTTCTGAGGTGTAGGCAGTGCCCAGTTCCTGTTCTTCCTTCACTTCCTGTTCGTTCTGCCACAGATCCTTCTTCTTGTGTTGACGGACGGCGTCGTTTACACGATCGTCGATCATCTGCTCTGTAAGAACGCCGTCTTCCGAAGCATACGCTGTCGCCTGTGAACAGGAAAAAGATAACGCGtgtaagaattaaaataaagtaatgTGTCTTAAACTTAGTGACTTCATCTATACTTAAGAATATCTATATTGCCATCTTGTCGGGGCTGTGTTCAAAAACTCAACATTTTATGTGGTAATATGCATGTTCCAATGAGAAGACAAAACAGACATTTGTACTTCTTACCTGCCAAGCAACGCCCAGCTTGGAGATTTCTCTACCTGACAGACCATCTGTGATTCTGGCTATCTCAGAGCACTTGGCACTGTAGTCAAACTCGGCTAACTTCAACCTATCAAATATagaatgaatacatgtatgatgacaATGCCCATCCTAATACTTTTTATTCATTACCAATCTACGGTAATTTTACTGTAGTATTCTACGTTTCTTATTTATGAGTGTTACTCGGACCTTTTTTGTCTTGCTGTAACATCAAAGAGTCATGACACTGACAAGTAATTGGATGCTTAGTGAGTCTATTATTCTACTGGGATCAATACCCACAACCAATCCTACTTCCTTGAAATATGTGACACCTCAAGGGCATACTTGTAAAGAACAACCCATCACAAttctaaaattatgaaaattaactACTTCTTCATTTATCttcatgttttaattattaacatcaacaacaaaaattgtaTGCTTGGTTTCAAATTTCACTGACAAAAATAATGCATGTTCAGGGGTAGTCAAAATTAGCATTAAACATGAATATTGTGTTTCCAGATGTCACTAAAAACATGGATCCATGATTTTAAAAGTACTTGTATGTATTATCTCtatgattaaataaatgaattttcattttattttttggaggcATATGTAATGCAAATAACCCACACCTAGAAATGTTTATGCATACTGATAAAGTGTCCCTGTCAAGTTAAACTTACCTTTTGTCCTCCATGGAGGGTTTCAGgacaaatttatcaaaataaagtcGAACGAGCCTCTCTCTCTCGTCAAGGGTGGGTACCCCAAACTCAACCATCTCATCAATTCTGTCATTGATGGCCCAATCAAACTGCTCGGGCTGGTTACTGGCCAACACCAACATAAATCTGTAGAGAGTGATATGAAGAGTataaaaatcagcttaatgacTATCAATACTTTCAATTATAATTGTAAcacttttaatttcaaaatatttattattctgaaaaaagaatttaatgaaCAACCGTGCCTTGCAGTTTGATCACAATTACTGTATACCGTGTGATTCtgccccatgttattttcgcccttctacacttgttAACGAGTTTGCCCTGTCTTAAATTCACACAGACACAgtcattttataaaatagatGACTCTGTCAATTCATCCAATCTAAAATTTGCCAACTGACAACTAGGGCAAAGGGGCAAAATAAAATGAGCGCAATATTTCCTATAAACATTATTCTATGAGAATAAAAAGCATGGAAATTTATTTGATACTTCAATAGTCCAAATGGTTGGATCAAGAAGAATTGAATGAGTCTTACCTTAATATCATTAATAAGGTTGAATGAAACTGGTGATTTACAAGACTACGCAGAAAATGGGGGGAAAATCAGcaataattcaaaatgagaCAAAAGACTGACAGCTTCAAACAAACTAGATAATTAATTTTTGGTCTCTCTCCCTATGCATTTCTAAGAAGAATGAAatcttttatttcctttttcctTTAAAGGAAATCAATCATTACACCTTTGTTCCTCCAATTTCTATAGTCTTGTGATCTGGAATCAAATTTGTGCAATATGATTCTGGCAGGAAACAAGATAGATCGAATGACTAATGGTTAGAAAAAACAATAATACTGATCACAATCTGGCCATTAAAAGCACTAGGTTCAAGAGGAGTTTTATTTCTGTCTCTAAATCTCCTGCTCAGAGGCATTAAATTATGtgcatatataattattaagttGAAGTAAtgagtttttaaataaaaccacatggagataaatctttcaaaaatcatCAACAAACGCACCAAATGACATTGTTGAtcagtaaaatatcaaatagaACTTCTATAATGTTTATACTAATGCAACAAAACACAACAGAGCGGAAGTCATTCACAAAAGAATGAGGATATACAGAGTAGACCATTCGCACACTCACTTGGACGACTGTTCTCCTGTCCTGTACAGAAAGGCGTTCAATGTGGCCCGCATGTCCTCACTTATGTGTTCCTGAAATGACCACATCAAATTCAACATCTGACATTAGTGAAATTCTCATCATCCACAATTAAGGTCTTTTTGTGACTAACATTGACTTGAACTTATACTTAAGACCTGCTtctccaaaaacaaaaatttatcattgtATCAGTCACAGAAAACAGTTTGTGTGTTGTTTAGCCTACCTTGCTTCTTTTTCTGAGGAATGCGTCTGCTTCATCAACAAATAACAACACCCTGTAAATTCATTgtagtacaaaatataaataaaataaaacatcagaatctCCCCCCACCACCCCAAAAATAAAGCAATAGAATCTTCAGCCAATTTACCATAATAGAGTCATTTCTATGTATAAGGATTAAGTGACAGCTAAATTTACTTGTGATTTTAGTTGGCATTGTGTAATAAAACGCTTACTGATCTGCACAGTCTCTATTCTGTTTTGAGTTAAAAAGACTATAAAATATTCTGTTAGATTGTCTGAATTATACCACTCTCATATTATATTATGTGAATTCTCACCCCCTTCTGCTGGCCCCTGCCCAGTCAAACACCTTATGCATGGCAGTGACCCCTTCCTTGCCCATCGGAGCCACATCACCGCCCGTCATAATGGCGTAATCCATGCCAGAATGCACCGCAAGACTCTaaacataaaacaatatatCAACTCATTCATTCAACACATAAACCTTAattaacaaattcaaaatacaaGCAAATTTAAATACTTCTAAATCCCCAATCTTTAATTTTCAGTTACAAAATGCTCTAactaataaataatgataattttacaaaCTATGAAAGGACTAatatatgcaagtttgaaatttttatgaatataagcattgatttaAGTCTATAGATGAGGCGTTATTTCATACATGGCTTAACTTCATTACAAAGAATGATAACTCTAGCCAACTATAATGGCTCTCACCTTGGCAAACATTGTCTTTCCTGTTCCTGGAGGACCATGCATcaacaaatttctgtaaaatcccttgtttttctttgtatgccTGGTTGCTATGGCAACATCCCTAAGTCGTTCTTCAAGTTCTGGCTATAAAATTTgttacatttgttttaaatcaatgaaatacaaaagatAAGCAATGAATCTATTAATATACAACAGAATTGCTATTTTCAtacatacttttaaaataattcctTTCAGTGCATCTTCAGGTTTATTTAATAACCTCTTGGTTgtctgaaaaatgaaataactaaTTCATACAGAGTGGAAGAGAATATCAACTTTGCATCAACAGActtttatatttgcttttaaTCATGAAATTTCTTCTGAAAGCTACTTTTagacattttatatattaaaatgctACACTGATTTTGGTGTTGATTACAATATTACTTACTTGTATTGGTTTTTTGTCAATAACAATGCTGTGTCTGCACTTCTTACACTGATTTGCCTACCTTTCCAGTGTTACCTTTATAGATAAGTTCACAATGCACTACAGTACAGACTTTCTGATCTCTCCACAGTACCTTTATCGGGTGTTTGATGACCTCCCCTGCCGTCAGTCTCGAGGTTTCCCTGACCAGTGAGGGCTTTCCAAGGCGGGCCTCTATGTAGCGTGCTGCTACTCCCGTACTGTGCTTGGCGGCGTATATCCCCACTGCTGCCATGGTTAAACCTACTGCCTGGATCAATgcaaaactttataaatgtcATTGCATTTCTATAGCGAGCAAGAAAGTAGAAAGTGAGCATTGTTTGCTAACAGATACAGCAAGTAAACACAACATACCGCTGCTGCCACTTTGTCACGGTCTGTGATGAAGGCTTGAAGTCCAGATCCTAGAACAGATCCTGCAGTCCTTTGGAAAATAAGAACACTTTTAAATGTACAAAGACCAGAACAACCACTCCCTTTAAAAACcattattattttagtttaacaaTACCTACTTAATTGATTCTAAAACAGTCTCTCTCTTCTCTTGAGCCTTAAGTTTGATTTGTTCTTTAATTAGATCGATGTTCTCTCTCTCCATTTGGCCACGGGCTTTCATCTCGGCTTCTATTCGAGCTTGCTCATTTTTTCGCCTGAGTTCAAATTCATGCTCCAATGTAGCTAAAGATATTGAGATCATTCATTAACAAAAAactaaacatattaaaaaggaaaaaaatcagaGTGTTCATCAGTTCATTTATCAATACTCATTTAATACCAAATTGAATAATCTGTTTGTAATGAGCAATATAATGGTTAAAGCAAGTTGACCTAGTCCTATGCCACacttaattattttagataaattttGTGTTGTAGCCCTGTTGTAAAATACAATTGTACAGGTAGCTATTAGCTTATCCATATAACTGGAgcacacacatacatgtaaatggaacagtgtaaatttttttcagaataattaAAAGTGTTTGTTGGTTAGAGAATCTTCACTTATCAAAACTTTGCTCTTGCTGCTGTCATCCATTGTTTACTATTGTTTCATACATGAACATGACTGCTTGTATCATTTCAATTAGCTTCATTTTGCACCCAACAAAGACTTTTATAAATCACTTTTAAAATAACGaaactatttatttatacaaGCAATGGCGGCCCACCTTTTCTCATTTGTTCCTGTTTAGCAACTGATTCCTCTTGTTTCCTCAAATTTTCTTCTTGCAATCTTGcctgaaattagaaaaaatatggaataataaaaatatattttaatgttaactttAACAAGACTTTACAGAAAGTAATAATGATGGCAAGATTCGTATTCAATCCCAGGCCACCTGAATCTCTGGTCAGATGCTCTACCAACTGCAATCTGGCACTTGCGTTTGAACTGGTCTGACAGTCACTCTGACTGTCATATTCTCCCTTTCAATGATCTTCAACCTCGAAGATCAACATCCAGAGTGACTGTCATATTCTCCCTTTCAATGATCTTCAACCTCGAAGATCAACATCCAAGTATCTTTCCCTTGGTTAGATTTAACTTGTCAGTTCCTGAACTAAGATGGCACCAAAAGTAATGGGTTGGAAATAATAGTGACAGACCTGACTGGAGTTCAATCCTGGTCTGGAcggtcattatttctcccattcTGTGACATCTGTCTGACCCTTTAGattcttgtcaataaatgatgtaataaaaataagtaCTTGTCATGTCTTTTTAATATTAtctaaacattaattttgacaAAAGGATTACCTGCTGTGAGAGTTGGTCGTCGTACCTCCGTCGCGCTAACTGACAAAAGGATTACCTGCTGTGAGAGTTGGTCGTCGTACCTCCGTCGCGCTAACTGGTCTTGGTACTGAGCTTTCTGTTGATGAAGTTCTGCCTCCTTGGACATAGTTTTCCTCCGCTCCTCTTCCTGTACTTTTATAGCTTGAAGCTTCATTTGTTCAATGTGAGCTTCCATTtcctaaaatttcattattatttgtACATTATGTTTTAATCATTGTTATCTACACATAGGTCTTCATACAAGTTTGTTTCCACATGTCCTTacattgcattaaaatttcgAGAAAATTCGGATTACATCTTCATACCCTATACATCATTCATTTATAAAGATGAAAacgcttttaatttttttcattgtaagaAGGTAATGTTGTGGaccaatatgttttaaattttaatgacacaaaatattaaataacattATTAGTGATAATTCAACAGATAAAAAGTCCAACCACTTCATTTTTACCTTCGTTTTCGACTGGGTTTCGATTTGCTTCGTTTGTTCCTGCAGTTTTGATAACTCCAGAGCTTCTTTGGCATTAccttaacaaataataaaatttgaaaagaataaTAATGGTTAGAACAGTAAAATTGTTTCATAACCTTGAACTGTCAACTGCTCATTTCTGATTTCATCAGAAAACTCGTTGAGCACATTCGTTACAATTTTGCAAGacttttacaaagaaaataaattaataataaataagcTTTGCTGTGCATTGAAATGATGACTTACTTGATTTCTCTAGCTCCCTCGCGGCTTGTGCAGCTCTCTCCAAAGCAGCAGAATCGAATCGATAAGATTCCATCTCTGATTTTGTTAGAGGCTTCGGTGGGTCAGAGCCGTCTTTTCCATCGCCTCCTGATGATGGGAGGGGTACCGATGGAGGCCCCTGTCCCCCGCCCCCCATTCCGAAAAGCCATGACATTTCAGTTCTTTTTTGTGTACTGTGACACTACTTATTACTGCAATCACAAACTCACGTGTAGTAGAATTGACAAGGCATGCGCCAACAAAACCGGAACTGAAAACTTATATAGAAAACCAAATTCGGTTTACTAATCCGATAATATAAGACCCTGTACATGAAGTCCTCGAACAAGGTCGGGCATGAATAATATTTTAGGTAATTAAAACATGTTGATTAAAGTAAATGATTATTTATGGGGGTTGTCATATTTCTGGTGAAATCGTTTCGTTGAACTTTTAGAACTAGGTACAGCATTTACGGACAAACCAACGAATACTGTAATTTCAACTTAAAGACGAAAACTTCTCAAGCAGagagagaaatacatgtataagcattaTCAATTTTTCTAAGAAAGTAGTACCTCCTAATTTTATTCAATTGGAAACTGACtgtttttcttataaaaaacattttgaaaatttaattttaacaaaccaATATCTtcacttttttcaaaaaattgatcagaactaataatgatattttttatggctTGAAAAAGTGTAATTCTACATGATTTATACTTAAgacatttgaaataataatgataagCATCTTCAATAATATTTGCACAATTATACCATGCACACATTGCGATTCCTGTTAAACCATGATTAACATATCTGCCATTGAcaatgtattatattatatttacgtGTCCCAAATTAAAAACTTCATTATATTTTCCTACAAAAATAGGAATTTAATGGGCTTTTGAAGGGGGATATACTAGAAGTATTTCTAATGGGATCTGGTTTGACGGTGGAAGGGGGAAAACTGCCCATATAGGATGTTGTTCTTATTTGTGGAATTTTAAGCTGTACAGCGCTGGTTCTTGGATTATAAGTGTGAACTGGTGGACGATATGAttctaataatttatataaattttgggGTGAATAACcattcataattttcacaaataaGATTAACTTATAAAATTTTCTCCTAGTTTGTAAAAGGCCATAACCTAATTCATCATATAGCTTTGAATGAGAGGAATTACACCTTAGTATTCTGTGATAATTCTGGCTGCTTCAACTTGAAAATCTTAGCATCCTTTTCTGAACAGTATCCCAAACAACATCAGATTATTCAAGAACAGGTCTGATAAAAGCAAAATATATCTTGACAAGAGTTTTGCGATTAACTTTATATTAAAGCAATCTAAGAATATTTAATCTTTTTGTAGCTTTATCATGGatagtatatatagtatatattcagccctcgggctgatattg is part of the Magallana gigas chromosome 3, xbMagGiga1.1, whole genome shotgun sequence genome and harbors:
- the LOC105331221 gene encoding ATPase family AAA domain-containing protein 3; amino-acid sequence: MSWLFGMGGGGQGPPSVPLPSSGGDGKDGSDPPKPLTKSEMESYRFDSAALERAAQAARELEKSSNAKEALELSKLQEQTKQIETQSKTKEMEAHIEQMKLQAIKVQEEERRKTMSKEAELHQQKAQYQDQLARRRYDDQLSQQARLQEENLRKQEESVAKQEQMRKATLEHEFELRRKNEQARIEAEMKARGQMERENIDLIKEQIKLKAQEKRETVLESIKTAGSVLGSGLQAFITDRDKVAAAAVGLTMAAVGIYAAKHSTGVAARYIEARLGKPSLVRETSRLTAGEVIKHPIKTTKRLLNKPEDALKGIILKPELEERLRDVAIATRHTKKNKGFYRNLLMHGPPGTGKTMFAKSLAVHSGMDYAIMTGGDVAPMGKEGVTAMHKVFDWAGASRRGVLLFVDEADAFLRKRSKEHISEDMRATLNAFLYRTGEQSSKFMLVLASNQPEQFDWAINDRIDEMVEFGVPTLDERERLVRLYFDKFVLKPSMEDKRLKLAEFDYSAKCSEIARITDGLSGREISKLGVAWQATAYASEDGVLTEQMIDDRVNDAVRQHKKKDLWQNEQEVKEEQELGTAYTSEKDRAADITPPQSKPGADHSKPSKGS